In Humulus lupulus chromosome 6, drHumLupu1.1, whole genome shotgun sequence, a single genomic region encodes these proteins:
- the LOC133784285 gene encoding long chain acyl-CoA synthetase 8-like: MLWDLIIFKKIRFVLGGDIRFMLCGGAPLSADSQRFINICMGAPIGQGYGLIETFAGAAFSEADDTAVGCVGPPLPCCYIKAVAA, encoded by the exons ATGCTGTGGGATTTAATCATCTTTAAGAAAATACGCTTTGTACTTGGAGGAGATATTAGATTTATGCTCTGTGGTGGAGCTCCTTTATCTGCGGATTCTCAACGCTTCATCAATATCTGCATGGG GGCTCCTATTGGCCAAGGATATGGCTTGATAGAAACTTTTGCTGGAGCTGCTTTTTCTGAGGCAGATGACACAGCAGTGGGCTGTGTAGGGCCACCCCTTCCTTGTTGCTACATTAAG GCAGTGGCTGCATAA